In Molothrus aeneus isolate 106 chromosome 3, BPBGC_Maene_1.0, whole genome shotgun sequence, a single genomic region encodes these proteins:
- the MTLN gene encoding mitoregulin, which yields MVLEALRPRVVRWALLAAFAAGVAVGWQAGRARRRFLRWRQRYLQRRLAAAQEKLEAA from the coding sequence ATGGTGCTGGAGGCGCTGCGGCCGCGGGTGGTGCGCTGGGCGCTGCTGGCCGCCTTCGCCGCCGGGGTGGCGGTGGGCTGGCAGGCGGGCCGGGCGCGCCGCCGCTTCCTGCGCTGGCGGCAGCGATACCTCCAGCGCCGCCTCGCCGCCGCTCAGGAGAAGCTGGAAGCGGCCTGA
- the BUB1 gene encoding mitotic checkpoint serine/threonine-protein kinase BUB1, translating into MAEAAAQDLLLAAAFVSDAQYNRNIPFKTSPEAVRLYHLYNHWMMRTATYFFIFLNLSLALFEEPAVYPLPFLATSVLEVLCLLVFLGRLTHFAKVTLHNVFWKDTKNICIMVAILLSLTDLAIYGVLRLYDVRSIRWSRIVRPIFLINFAESRQIRRAFRSIRNTLPEITYVFLLFMFSLLMFSLMALKLFGERNLQTAEGLPYFRNYLEIVFDLYVLVTTANSPDVMMPAFDFSSWYALFFIAFVIVNTYIFMSLFLAVVYNNYKKHLKNEIRKLAYMKRRKMIEAFNLLKEEEGEQFVVREARWKQLVKLVAPDTSNSHRELLLRISDDEQKGFVDKKSFVQLADLLNIQVVTLRIRRHPLAHWAPALYGSAPSRLLRGLVRHRAFVWTYDAIILINAVFIALDEESPYISYAEWVFLALYIIEILLKVYTYEPREFFGKTQFWNWFDTLIIFAALTATILNATLKSTMKYNSQQILDIVFILRVLRLIRIVDSIQRFQVIMNTLINIVPTMLTFGGLTLVVYCVFAIIGMELFHGKIQYFPANSNAPHALECGNPALKDSLFARGKYCKNNFNNFASSFIVLMELTVVNQWHVFANGFANVTAQPAKLYFIAFHIVMVIIIVNIFVSFILEAFFVEYSLEKSEVETAIEQKIQELGMGVQENYEAQIRSYRGPDPLEPWDRYLQWAEGCLPVQEKQSRWPGLLEQLVELFVSDKRYQQDPRFVRYCVKLAEFISSPGQYFEYLHGQGIGARSSDFYLAWARLLLKEGNVQGAAAVLQKGLLNQAQPRENLQQLHCSLQSYDPRNPPLQDTAVLKPLQPSHAANQMAPPKGVSSPNPCKTQGLDAAGSQPCAAGKEVNYITYISKSEVAPKPPSGAAGWEQVPMYDKNLLLCQGSELSFEELRAKRYFRKYELLKRQQALEEEQKDSMRKKESAVLELQALQQKLDQLTQLSRSLEETRLEPAAEPSQRVVPPPVRPSTSDVPGSWVAPAAGLDVPKGPALVPEQPPFQAPLATAPTLQPAKPLGNHIPATSPWEAPEEKDPAGARAELGELQKSLLHPSFSAAAAQERAGADPRSTAELSPNKGCTGLTPAVDVKEASRVGNSSFAYGNASQATPNTSLGGAMGMTTPFKVQPSPTVHTKEALGVLMDMFQTPFLPEPSPLEDSEEQFEAFCRKKPGGCLKTSIAVPATPAFAIFEDEEEKENGGIPQHKNKAGEPRAFGEHPLTDCAAEEETGTTEFLRDDYTVWNGPCSNKALAPSPDNTRDFARAAQLMSTPFNYLAAPSQPPLQDRACKENLPQMNLEFSGELHRQQKAKKLSPVLEHVPEQRGLCGNIPKQGTGIQGIAAAASQPLHEQTAQSRTGHSSCLGVDRPSQEMLCGAGQDRTAWNGRPAVLVENPWDKELIGKFLSELPEPLHTYANYFEWKSPLPFIKVKAELSLGPSSFHVDCLVGEGAFAQVYQASILDASNPQNNQKVIFKVQKPANPWEFYIATQLVERLSPSVRHLYIRFYSAHFFPNGSVLVGELHNYGTLLNAVNIYKKLPEKVMPQALVIYFTVKILHMVEELHSCKIIHGDIKPDNFILGERFLDNSTCDIDGLCHGLTLIDLGQSIDMKLFPEGTAFTARCETSGFQCVEMLTNKPWNYQTDYFGIAATVYCLLFGSYMRLKEDNGVWKPEGTFRRLANAELWKEFFESLLNIPSCHNLPSLRALRQKLKDLFCRSYAKEIKFLRNRLVVLLIEHKRSRK; encoded by the exons ATGGCCGAGGCGGCAGCGCAG gatctgctgctggcagcggCGTTCGTGTCCGATGCGCAGTACAACAGGAATATTCCTTTCAAGACATCTCCGGAGGCCGTCAG GCTCTATCACCTCTATAACCACTGGATGATGCGAACAGCCACCTACTTCTTCATCTTCCTAAACCTGTCCCTTGCCCTGTTTGAGGAACCTGCTGTGTATCCGCTCCCCTTCCTG GCCACGTCAGTGCTGGAGGTGTTGTGCCTCCTGGTGTTCCTCGGCCGCCTGACACACTTTGCCAAAGTCACCCTGCACAACGTGTTCTGGAAGGACACCAAGAACATCTGCATCATGGTGGCAATCCTG CTATCCCTGACAGACCTGGCCATATATGGGGTCCTCAGGCTGTATGATGTGAGGAGCATCCGATGGTCAAGGATTGTGAGGCCCATCTTCCTCATCAACTTTGCAGAGAGCCGCCAG ATCCGGAGGGCGTTCCGCAGCATCCGCAACACGCTGCCGGAGATCACCTACGTCTTCCTGCTCTTCATGTTCAGCCTCCTCATGTTCTCCCTCATGGCCTTGAAACTGTTTGGAGAGAG gaATCTCCAGACAGCAGAAGGCCTCCCCTACTTCAGAAACTACCTGGAGATTGTGTTTGACCTCTATGTGCTGGTGACCACAGCAAACAGCCCGGATGTCAT GATGCCAGCGTTTGACTTCAGCTCCTGGTACGCCCTGTTCTTCATCGCCTTTGTCATCGTCAACACTTACATCTTCATGTCTCTCTTCCTGGCTGTGGTCTACAACAACTACAAAAAACACCTGAAG AACGAGATCCGTAAACTCGCCTACATGAAGCGCCGCAAGATGATCGAGGCCTTCAACCTGctgaaggaagaggagggagagcagtTCGTGGTTCGGGAGGCCCGCTGGAAGCAGCTGGTCAAGCTGGTGGCTCCTGACACCAGCAATTCCCaccgggagctgctgctccgCATCTCGGATGACGAGCAGAAAGGGTTCGTAG ACAAGAAGTCCTTCGTGCAGCTGGCAGACCTGCTCAACATCCAGGTGGTGACGCTGAGGATCCGCAGGCACCCCCTGGCGCACTGGGCGCCGGCGCTGTACGGATCCGCGCCCAGCCGGCTCCTGCGCGGCCTCGTCAGGCACAG GGCTTTTGTTTGGACCTACGATGCCATCATCCTGATAAATGCTGTGTTCATTGCTCTGGATGAGGAAAGCCCCTACATTTCCTATGCAGAGTGGGTGTTCCTTGCTCTGTACATCATCGAGATCCTCCTGAAGGTCTACACTTATGAACCCAGGGAGTTCTTTGGCAAAACCCAGTTCTGGAACTG GTTTGATACTCTGATCATCTTTGCTGCCCTGACTGCAACGATTCTCAATGCCACCCTCAAGTCCA cCATGAAGTACAACAGCCAGCAGATCCTGGACATCGTGTTCATCCTGAGAGTCCTCAGGCTGATCCGGATCGTTGACAGCATTCAGAG GTTCCAGGTGATCATGAACACTCTGATAAACATCGTCCCGACCATGCTGACCTTTGGTGGGCTCACTCTG GTTGTGTATTGTGTGTTTGCTATCATTGGCATGGAGCTATTCCACGGGAAAATCCAGTACTTCCCAGCCAACTCAAATGCTCCTCACGCCCTGGAGTGTGGGAATCCAGCTCTCAAGGATTCCCTGTTTGCTCGTGGCAAGTACTGCAAGAACAACTTCAACAACTTCGCCTCGTCCTTCATCGTGCTCATGGAGCTCACTGTGGTCAACCAGTGGCACG TCTTTGCCAATGGATTTGCCAACGTGACAGCTCAGCCTGCCAAGCTCTACTTCATCGCCTTCCACATTGTGATGGTGATAATCATTGTCAA TATCTTCGTGTCATTCATCCTGGAAGCTTTCTTTGTGGAGTACTCCCTGGAGAAGAGTGAAGTGGAAACTGCCATCGAGCAGAaaatccaggagctgggaatgggagtTCAAGA gaattaCGAGGCTCAGATCCGGAGCTACCGAGGGCCCGACCCTCTGGAGCCGTGGGACAG GTACCTgcagtgggcagagggatgTCTCCCTGTCCAAGAGAAGCAGAGCCGCTGGCcggggctcctggagcagctggtggAGCTGTTCGTGAGCGACAAGCGGTACCAGCAGGACCCGCGGTTCGTCAGATACTGCGTCAAACTG GCAGAGTTCATCTCTTCCCCGGGCCAGTACTTTGAGTACCTGCACGGGCAGGGAATCGGAGCCAGGAGCTCGGATTTCTACCTGGCCTGGGCTCGGCTGCTGCTCAAGGAGGGCAAcgtgcagggagcagcagccgtGCTCCAAAAAGGGCTCCTGAACCAGGCACAGCCCCGGGAgaacctgcagcagctccactg CTCCCTGCAGAGTTATGATCCTCGGAATCCTCCTTTGCAAG ATACTGCTGTTCTAAAACCACTTCAGCCTTCCCATGCTGCAAATCAAATGGCTCCTCCAAAAGGTGTCTCAAGTCCTAATCCCTGCAAAACTCAG GGTCTGGATGCTGCTGGTTCTCaaccctgtgctgctggaaaagaaGT gaACTACATCACCTACATCTCCAAGTCCGAGGTTGCTCCGAAGCCGCCGTCGGGCGCCGCTGGGTGGGAGCAGGTCCCCATGTACGACAAGaacctgctcctgtgccagggctccgAGCTCTCCTTCGAGGAGCTCAGGGCCAAGAGATACTTCAGGAAATATGAGCTCCTCAAGAGGCAGCAGGCACTGG aggaggagcagaaggacTCCATGAGGAAAAAGGAGTCGGCAGTCCTGGAGCTCCAAGCGCTGCAGCAGAAGCTGGACCAGCTCacccagctctccaggagccTGGAGGAAACAAGGCTGGAACCAGCAGCTGAGCCAAGCCAGAGGGTG GTGCCCCCACCTGTGAGGCCCAGCACATCTGACGTCCCAGGGAGCTGGGTGgcacctgctgcagggctggatgtgccaaagggcccagctctggtgcctgaGCAGCCCCCATTCCAGGCACCACTAGCCACCgctcccaccctgcagccagCCAAGCCCCTTGGAAACCACATCCCAGCCACCTCCCCCTGGGAAGCACCAGAGGAGAAGGACCCAGCTGGAGCTCGGGCAGAGCTTGGGGAGCTCCAGAAGAGTTTGCTGCACCCttccttcagtgctgctgccgCTCAGGAACGGGCTGGTGCTGACCCTCGGAGCACGGCAGAACT GTCCCCTAACAAAGGATGCACTGGATTAACTCCTGCTGTGGATGTGAAGGAAG CTTCCAGAGTCGGGAATTCCTCCTTTGCCTATGGAAATGCTTCCCAGGCCACCCCCAACACCTCGCTGGGAGGAGCAATGGGGATGACAACGCCCTTCAAGGTGCAGCCCTCACCCACGGTCCACACGAAGGAAGCCTTGG gTGTTCTCATGGATATGTTCCAAACACCCTTCTTGCCTGAGCCATCTCCCCTGGAAGACAGTGAGGAACAATTTGAAGCCTTTTGCAGAAAAA agcCTGGTGGATGTTTGAAAACAAGCATTGCTGTCCCTGCCACTCCCGCCTTTGCCATCtttgaggatgaggaggagaaggagaatggAGG GATCCCACAGCACAAGAACAAAGCAGGAGAGCCCAGAGCTTTTGGAGAACATCCCTTGACTGACTGTGCAGCAGAA GAAGAAACAGGGACCACGGAATTCCTGCGGGATGATTACACGGTGTGGAATGGCCCCTGCAGCAACAAGGCCCTGGCTCCCAGTCCAGACAACACCAGGGATTTCGCCCGAGCTGCCCAGCTCATGTCCACACCCTTTAATTAcctggcagctccttcccagccccctTTGCAGGACAGAG CCTGTAAGGAAAATTTGCCCCAGATGAATTTGGAATTCTCTGGAGAACTGCACAGGCAGCAAAAGGCCAAGAAGTTAAG CCCTGTTCTCGAACATGTCCCAGAACAGAGAGGGCTTTGTGGGAACATCCCGAAACAAGGGACTGGAATCCAGGGaattgctgcagctgcttcccaACCACTGCATGAGCAGACAGCTCAAAGCAGAACTGGACATTCCTCCTGCCTTGGGGTGGATAGACCTTCCCAGGAGATGCTctgtggagctgggcaggacaggacagcGTGGAATGGGAGACCCGCAG TCCTTGTTGAGAACCCTTGGGACAAGGAATTGATTGGCAAATTCTTGTCGGAGCTCCCGGAGCCGCTCCACACCTATGCCAACTACTTTGAGTGGAAATCTCCCCTTCCATTCATCAAAGTGAAGGCTGAACTCTCACTGG GTCCCAGCTCATTCCATGTGGACTGCTTGGTTGGAGAAGGAGCTTTTGCCCAAGTCTATCAAGCTTCCATCCTGGATGCCAGTAACCCTCAGAATAATCAGAAAGTGATATTCAAG GTCCAGAAACCTGCCAACCCCTGGGAGTTCTACATTGCAACCCAGCTGGTGGAGAGGCTGAGCCCCAGCGTGCGCCACCTCTACATCCGCTTCTATTCCGCCCATTTCTTCCCCAACGGCAGCGTCTTGGTGGGGGAGCTCCACAACTACGGAACGCTGCTC AATGCCGTCAACATTTACAAGAAGCTCCCGGAGAAGGTGATGCCCCAAGCCCTCGTCATCTACTTCACTGTCAAAATCCTTCACATGGTGGAGGAGTTGCACAGCTGCAAAATCATCCACGGGGACATCAAGCCGGACAATTTCATCCTGGGAGAAAG GTTCCTGGACAACAGCACGTGTGACATCGACGGGCTCTGCCACGGCCTGACCCTCATTGACCTGGGACAGAGCATCGACATGAAGCTCTTCCCTGAGGGAACAGCCTTCACTGCCAGGTGTGAAACATCTGGATTCCAGTGCGTGGAAATGCTGACAAACAAACCATGGAACTACCAG ACAGACTACTTTGGGATCGCAGCCACCGTGTACTGCCTGCTCTTCGGGTCCTACATGCGCCTCAAGGAGGACAACGGGGTCTGGAAGCCTGAGGGAACCTTCAGGAG GCTTGCCAATGCTGAGCTGTGGAAGGAGTTCTTTGAGAGCCtgctgaacattcccagctgccACAACCTGCCTTCCCTCAGAGCCCTGCGCCAGAAGCTCAAGGATTTATTTTGCAGGTCCTACGCTAAGGAAATCAAGTTCCTTCGGAACAGACTTGTTGTGTTGCTCATCGAGCACAAACGCTCACGGAAATAA
- the BCL2L11 gene encoding bcl-2-like protein 11 → MAKQPPEVKARRDGEGGRLPAAEGPGPGAQLRPGAPAALPGAGPVSAAAAARGPPASPGPFATRSPLFIFVRRSPLLPRSSSGYFSFEAERSPAPLSCDKATQTPSPPCQALSHCLSAMASRWQSHSPPEEVQPEIWIAQELRRIGDEFNASYCPRRVMILRLLRYIISRIWRLQ, encoded by the exons ATGGCCAAGCAGCCCCCCGAGGTGAAGGCGCGACGCGACGGCGAGGGCGGGCGGCTGCCGGCGGCggaggggccgggcccgggcgcGCAGCTGCGCCCCGGCGCTCccgctgccctgcccggggctggcccGGTGTCCGCGGCCGCCGCGGCGCGGGGCCCGCCCGCCAGCCCCGGCCCCTTCGCCACCCGCTCGCCGCTCTTCATCTTCGTGCGGAGgtcgccgctgctgccgcgcTCCTCCAGCGGGTACTTCTCGTTCGAAGCCGAGCGCAGCCCCGCGCCCCTGAGCTGCGACAAGGCCACGCAGACCCCCAGCCCGCCCTGCCAGGCGCTCAGCCACTGCCTCAGCGCCATGG CTTCCCGGTGGCAGTCCCACTCTCCGCCCGAAGAGGTGCAGCCGGAGATCTGGATCGCGCAGGAGCTGCGGCGCATCGGGGACGAGTTCAATGCCTCCTATTGTCCACGCAGG GTCATGATCTTGCGCCTGCTGCGTTACATCATCAGCCGCATCTGGAGGCTCCAGTGA